A DNA window from Paenibacillus sp. HWE-109 contains the following coding sequences:
- a CDS encoding zinc-dependent alcohol dehydrogenase — MKALVYEGPRSMNMREVDVPPLGADEVLIRVERVGICGSELSGYLGHNSLRKPPLIMGHEFAGVIAQVSSGSSRFQRGDRVTANPLVSCGSCRACTTGAAQLCAERKLIGAHRPGAFAEYVAIAERNVYALGDHVTFDEGAFTEPFACAVHICKLLKPLPTDRLLIMGAGPIGLLALQAAKVYGLQHIVLIDINEQRLEIAKELGAITATRLDNLGSDGESKFDAAVDAVGMEITRQMCVESVRPGGRVVFTGLHEESSSLPINLIIRSEIQLTGAFAYHSDDFETALQWISKGRVSLSPWTLLAPLATGGACFETLIQNPGKVAKILLTLDHDKEESMR, encoded by the coding sequence ATGAAGGCTTTGGTGTATGAAGGACCCCGCAGCATGAACATGCGAGAGGTGGATGTGCCCCCTCTTGGCGCAGATGAGGTATTAATTCGGGTAGAACGCGTGGGGATTTGCGGTTCGGAATTAAGCGGCTATTTGGGGCATAATTCGCTGCGGAAGCCGCCGCTTATTATGGGACATGAATTTGCCGGCGTGATTGCGCAAGTAAGCAGCGGGAGCTCCCGTTTCCAGCGGGGAGATCGCGTAACGGCGAACCCGCTCGTGTCCTGCGGAAGCTGCCGGGCTTGCACCACAGGCGCTGCCCAGCTGTGCGCGGAGCGCAAATTGATCGGCGCGCATCGTCCCGGGGCTTTCGCCGAATACGTAGCCATCGCAGAGCGGAATGTCTACGCACTGGGGGATCATGTCACCTTCGATGAAGGGGCATTTACGGAGCCTTTTGCTTGTGCGGTGCATATATGCAAGTTGTTGAAACCGCTACCAACGGATCGTCTGCTCATCATGGGAGCGGGCCCGATCGGACTCTTGGCGCTGCAGGCAGCCAAGGTGTATGGCTTGCAGCACATCGTGCTGATCGATATCAACGAGCAGCGCTTGGAGATTGCCAAGGAGCTGGGCGCCATTACGGCGACGCGGTTGGACAATCTCGGCTCAGATGGAGAAAGCAAGTTCGATGCTGCGGTTGATGCTGTCGGAATGGAGATAACACGGCAAATGTGTGTAGAGTCCGTAAGGCCAGGCGGACGGGTCGTGTTCACGGGACTTCATGAGGAGAGCAGCAGCTTGCCGATTAATCTGATAATCCGCAGCGAAATTCAGCTGACAGGGGCATTTGCCTACCATTCCGATGATTTCGAAACGGCCTTGCAGTGGATCAGCAAAGGGCGTGTGAGCCTGTCGCCGTGGACGCTGCTGGCTCCCCTTGCAACAGGAGGCGCTTGCTTCGAAACGCTCATTCAGAATCCCGGGAAGGTCGCCAAGATTCTGTTAACGCTTGACCACGATAAGGAGGAATCCATGCGATGA
- a CDS encoding ROK family protein, translating to MSLADGYRIGVDLGGTRIKAAVFDAHFGVIVERSDPTEAARGPGEVIRKIKNIVHEMLLQNGIEQQEILCMGVGIPGLLDPKTGISIFSPNFPGWEQIPVVELLKAEFRFPVYIDNDVRVNLYGEWLFGAGRGCTNVMLITLGTGLGSGIIQDGRMVYGTTASAGEIGHMNMYREGRPCRCGSSGCLGRYASAVGMVRTFTEQLNEGNRSMIQDWTGADQTQITAEMISQAYDQGDALAIKVMHETGEILGYGLANVVNLLNPQMIIVGGGMSAAGDRLLDTVRKTVDSHALKLSSSSCQILQAELGVRAGMLGAAAYAKLRSQGLNDRE from the coding sequence ATGAGCCTGGCGGATGGCTACCGCATCGGTGTGGATTTGGGTGGGACTCGTATTAAGGCGGCTGTTTTCGATGCTCATTTCGGAGTGATTGTGGAAAGAAGTGATCCAACAGAGGCCGCACGGGGACCTGGCGAAGTCATCCGCAAAATCAAGAACATCGTCCATGAGATGCTGCTTCAAAACGGAATCGAGCAACAAGAAATTCTCTGCATGGGGGTTGGCATTCCTGGACTGCTGGATCCGAAGACGGGAATTTCGATCTTTTCGCCTAACTTTCCGGGGTGGGAACAGATTCCTGTGGTGGAGCTGCTGAAGGCGGAGTTTCGTTTTCCAGTCTATATCGACAATGATGTGCGCGTGAATTTGTATGGCGAGTGGCTGTTTGGAGCGGGCAGAGGCTGCACTAACGTCATGTTGATCACGCTAGGCACGGGCTTGGGTTCAGGCATCATACAAGATGGCAGAATGGTCTATGGTACAACGGCCAGTGCAGGCGAAATCGGACACATGAACATGTATAGAGAAGGTCGTCCGTGCCGCTGCGGCAGCTCCGGGTGTTTGGGGAGGTATGCCTCCGCAGTTGGGATGGTGCGTACTTTCACGGAACAGTTGAACGAAGGGAATAGGAGCATGATTCAGGATTGGACGGGCGCAGATCAGACGCAGATTACGGCCGAAATGATTTCACAGGCTTACGATCAGGGGGATGCTCTTGCAATCAAAGTGATGCATGAAACTGGCGAAATCCTCGGATATGGCTTAGCAAATGTCGTTAATCTGCTGAATCCACAGATGATTATTGTGGGAGGCGGGATGTCGGCGGCAGGTGATCGATTGTTGGATACGGTGAGGAAAACGGTAGACAGCCATGCTTTGAAGTTATCATCGTCATCTTGTCAGATCCTGCAAGCTGAATTAGGCGTAAGAGCCGGCATGTTGGGAGCCGCGGCGTATGCCAAGCTAAGAAGTCAAGGGCTAAACGATAGGGAATAA
- a CDS encoding ABC transporter substrate-binding protein, which produces MRRTLLSVVAVILTISMILAGCSSRPSSGTSTDNKGNSGTTAPTTAAATTNTPDAKPSGDKLKLTVYSTITELPNQEMMKGIAADFTKENPNIAVEFQFPGAEYENILKVKMAANDLPDVFDTHGWAIIRYGKYLADLRDEPWAKNMTDTIKPVVTDKDGKVEALVMSEAKDGISYNAEILEKYSIQPPKTFDELMAAAEKIKTSSNNAVTPFFMSGVDNGMIGGFSDLYATSMYISPAANDAKTLLDGTFDWNKWTPLAQKLQDMNKKGYINKDVLTAKYSDMPQLFAQGKVAFVFGAPSFADEVYKYNKAAKIGIAPLTSMVAGDSQSFSGGERYTMGAWKDGKHLAESKKLIAFFAKSENMSKIANATKLPAGLKNIESKHEFSDYYKQFESVRVFPYFDRVYLPNGMWDVMCKTGVALLAGTVTPQQFSDKMKSEYLRLRNQ; this is translated from the coding sequence ATGAGAAGAACACTTTTGAGCGTCGTAGCTGTGATCTTGACGATTTCCATGATTCTTGCGGGTTGTTCCAGCAGACCGAGTTCAGGGACATCGACAGACAACAAGGGGAATTCAGGCACGACCGCACCGACAACAGCGGCAGCAACGACGAACACACCTGATGCGAAACCGAGTGGGGATAAATTAAAGCTGACCGTTTACAGCACCATTACGGAGCTGCCGAATCAAGAAATGATGAAAGGCATTGCGGCTGATTTTACCAAAGAAAATCCGAACATAGCCGTTGAATTTCAATTTCCGGGAGCGGAATATGAGAACATTCTGAAGGTTAAAATGGCGGCCAATGATTTGCCGGACGTGTTCGATACCCACGGTTGGGCGATTATCCGCTACGGCAAATATTTGGCTGATCTGCGTGATGAACCATGGGCAAAGAATATGACAGACACGATCAAACCCGTTGTGACGGATAAAGACGGCAAAGTCGAAGCGCTGGTCATGAGCGAAGCCAAAGACGGCATTTCCTACAACGCCGAAATCCTGGAGAAATACAGCATCCAACCACCCAAAACGTTCGATGAACTAATGGCTGCTGCTGAGAAAATCAAAACTTCAAGCAACAATGCGGTGACACCGTTCTTCATGTCCGGTGTGGATAACGGGATGATCGGCGGCTTCTCCGATCTGTATGCGACCTCGATGTATATCAGTCCGGCTGCGAATGATGCCAAAACTTTGCTGGACGGCACATTCGACTGGAATAAATGGACTCCGCTCGCCCAGAAGCTGCAGGACATGAACAAAAAAGGCTACATCAACAAAGATGTGCTGACCGCCAAATACAGCGATATGCCGCAGTTGTTCGCGCAAGGGAAAGTAGCTTTTGTCTTCGGTGCCCCTTCCTTTGCAGATGAAGTGTACAAATACAACAAAGCTGCCAAAATCGGCATCGCGCCTTTGACCTCCATGGTTGCTGGCGACAGCCAATCCTTCTCTGGCGGCGAGCGTTACACGATGGGCGCTTGGAAAGACGGCAAGCATTTGGCGGAATCCAAGAAGCTGATTGCCTTCTTTGCGAAGTCAGAGAATATGTCCAAGATTGCCAATGCGACCAAACTGCCTGCAGGCTTGAAGAACATCGAATCCAAACATGAATTTTCGGACTACTACAAACAATTTGAGAGTGTTCGCGTATTCCCGTATTTTGATCGGGTGTACCTGCCGAACGGGATGTGGGACGTTATGTGTAAAACCGGCGTAGCTTTGCTCGCAGGCACCGTGACGCCACAGCAGTTCTCGGACAAAATGAAATCCGAATATTTACGTCTGCGCAATCAGTAA
- a CDS encoding SDR family NAD(P)-dependent oxidoreductase has translation MKETASFDFAGKTALVTGAAKGIGADIAGQFIRYGANVIIADVDEQGEAVAARWRQDGYAARFFRCDVSKGSDVAQLAAYAEQEFGGLDMLVNNAGIFPRATLSETDEVFWDRVIGINLKGVYLMCQAAVPGMISRGGGSIVNIGSLHAATGASDMLAYAISKGGVVTLTRNLASTLAKHRVRVNCIHPGWVASDGEMARLAASGENGDTLEKAIKRMPMGRMQTGEDIASAVVFMMSDFADQITGQQLTVDGGISIR, from the coding sequence ATGAAGGAAACGGCTAGTTTTGATTTTGCCGGCAAAACCGCGCTTGTGACGGGAGCGGCCAAAGGCATTGGCGCTGACATTGCCGGACAATTCATTCGCTATGGCGCGAACGTAATCATCGCCGATGTGGATGAGCAAGGGGAGGCGGTAGCTGCCAGATGGCGTCAGGACGGTTATGCCGCAAGATTCTTCCGCTGCGACGTGTCGAAGGGAAGCGATGTTGCGCAGTTGGCGGCTTATGCAGAGCAGGAATTCGGTGGTCTGGATATGTTGGTGAATAATGCCGGCATTTTCCCGCGTGCTACTTTGTCTGAAACGGATGAAGTGTTCTGGGATCGTGTCATAGGCATCAACCTCAAGGGTGTTTATCTCATGTGCCAAGCTGCGGTTCCCGGAATGATCAGCAGAGGCGGAGGCAGCATCGTCAATATTGGCTCGCTGCATGCGGCGACGGGCGCGTCAGATATGCTGGCCTATGCGATTTCCAAAGGCGGGGTTGTGACGCTGACGCGTAATTTGGCGAGTACATTAGCGAAACATCGCGTTAGAGTGAACTGTATTCACCCGGGGTGGGTAGCTTCGGATGGGGAAATGGCCCGGTTGGCTGCGAGTGGGGAAAATGGCGATACGCTCGAGAAGGCGATTAAGCGGATGCCTATGGGTCGCATGCAGACGGGCGAAGATATTGCCTCAGCGGTGGTCTTCATGATGTCAGACTTCGCAGATCAAATTACGGGGCAGCAATTGACGGTGGATGGCGGCATCAGTATCAGGTAG
- a CDS encoding SDR family NAD(P)-dependent oxidoreductase: protein MSLELFKLDGRVALITGGTRGLGFVMAQALAEAGASVIVTSREREKAEAAAGAIAQSTGQRTLGLAVDVTVAEQVEAMVASAVEAFGRIDILINNAGVNVRKPIEDYDEASWDLVQNTNLKAPFLCARAVAKKMKSQRYGRVINMSSMLGSIALPERGAYCSSKGGLIQLTKVLALEWAPFNITVNALCPGPIATELNTVVMNNPEANRFFVDNIALGRWGRPEEIIGAVIYMASDASSFMTGASMVVDGGWTAR from the coding sequence ATGAGTCTGGAGCTTTTTAAGTTGGACGGTCGTGTTGCGTTAATTACTGGCGGGACACGGGGGTTGGGCTTTGTGATGGCGCAGGCTCTGGCGGAAGCTGGGGCCAGTGTGATTGTGACGAGTCGCGAGAGGGAGAAGGCGGAAGCAGCGGCAGGAGCGATTGCCCAGTCGACAGGTCAGCGCACGCTTGGGCTAGCTGTTGATGTAACAGTCGCCGAGCAAGTGGAGGCGATGGTTGCTTCTGCTGTTGAGGCGTTTGGGCGCATCGATATTCTAATCAATAATGCGGGAGTGAATGTACGCAAGCCGATTGAGGATTATGATGAGGCGAGTTGGGACCTCGTGCAGAACACGAACTTGAAGGCTCCGTTCCTCTGCGCGCGCGCCGTTGCCAAGAAGATGAAAAGCCAGCGCTACGGAAGGGTCATCAATATGTCCTCGATGCTCGGCAGCATCGCGCTTCCGGAGAGAGGCGCCTACTGTTCGAGCAAAGGCGGGCTTATCCAGCTCACCAAGGTGCTGGCCTTGGAGTGGGCTCCGTTCAACATAACGGTGAACGCGCTATGCCCTGGCCCGATTGCGACGGAGCTGAATACCGTCGTAATGAACAATCCGGAAGCGAATCGGTTTTTCGTGGACAATATTGCTTTGGGCCGGTGGGGGAGGCCGGAGGAAATTATTGGCGCTGTGATCTATATGGCCTCGGACGCGTCCAGTTTCATGACAGGAGCCTCGATGGTTGTTGATGGCGGCTGGACGGCGAGGTAA
- a CDS encoding NAD(P)H-dependent oxidoreductase, whose product MNHLIVYAHPSEGSFNHAILETAVEGLQKKGHNVVVRDLYAIGFQPAVSSSEIIGGLGEDILQEQEHLKWADVITFIYPIWWTGMPAIMKGYIDRVFSYGFAYKYVNGVQMGLLKGKKVVILNTQGKSHAEYAASGMDQALRLTSDKGIFEYCGFEILYHIFFESVPGSKEATRTAWLQQIAEMASKA is encoded by the coding sequence ATGAATCATTTAATCGTATACGCACATCCATCCGAGGGAAGTTTTAATCATGCCATTTTGGAAACAGCAGTAGAGGGGCTTCAGAAGAAAGGTCACAATGTCGTCGTACGAGATTTATATGCCATCGGATTTCAGCCAGCGGTCAGCAGCAGTGAGATTATCGGAGGTCTGGGAGAAGATATTCTTCAAGAGCAGGAGCACCTGAAATGGGCAGATGTGATCACCTTCATTTACCCGATCTGGTGGACGGGGATGCCAGCTATCATGAAAGGCTACATCGATCGAGTATTTTCCTATGGCTTTGCCTATAAATATGTGAATGGCGTGCAGATGGGACTCCTCAAAGGGAAGAAAGTGGTCATACTCAATACCCAAGGGAAATCACATGCCGAATATGCCGCAAGCGGGATGGACCAAGCGCTGCGTCTGACCTCGGACAAAGGCATCTTCGAATACTGCGGTTTCGAAATCCTGTATCATATCTTCTTCGAATCCGTGCCAGGCTCGAAAGAAGCTACGCGGACAGCATGGTTGCAGCAGATTGCCGAGATGGCTAGCAAGGCGTAG
- a CDS encoding mandelate racemase/muconate lactonizing enzyme family protein, which produces MIISHVETFIVGNSWKNWLFVKLHTKEGIYGIGEGTLNGFAKTVEAAIHELKHLYIGMDVHDVETIALKMTRDVYSDGGQIQGSALAAIETACWDIIGKLAEQPLYKLLGGKCHEKLRCYANGWYRGPREPQSFHDKAKEVVARGYTALKFDPFGNAWRTVERKDFQAGLEIIAAVREAVGPDVDILIEGHNRFSVHTALQFADAMLPYQPTWFEAPVPPQRISSMVEVAKRSPVPVACGEDYYNREQFAELLRHDAVHIIQLEPQYLGISASKQICGMVHAHNGVTAPHSAQGPICSVVCAHLNMATPNFFLHEIFDEFNEPWEEQLLIPPLKVEQGYLRPPEGHGLGIDLNLEEMAKHPYDPGHWIPLFKQGWEKRLKNE; this is translated from the coding sequence ATGATCATTTCACATGTAGAGACATTCATCGTCGGCAACTCTTGGAAGAACTGGCTTTTTGTTAAGCTGCATACGAAGGAAGGTATTTATGGCATCGGGGAAGGGACCTTGAATGGTTTCGCCAAAACGGTGGAGGCAGCGATCCATGAACTCAAGCATCTGTACATCGGTATGGATGTGCATGATGTGGAGACGATTGCTTTGAAAATGACCCGCGATGTGTATTCGGACGGGGGCCAGATTCAAGGTTCTGCCTTAGCGGCAATTGAAACCGCTTGCTGGGACATTATCGGCAAATTAGCCGAGCAGCCGCTCTATAAGCTGCTGGGCGGCAAATGCCACGAAAAGCTGCGCTGCTACGCCAACGGCTGGTACCGAGGCCCCCGCGAGCCGCAGAGCTTCCACGATAAAGCGAAGGAGGTCGTCGCCAGAGGCTACACGGCGCTGAAGTTCGACCCTTTCGGCAACGCATGGCGAACCGTGGAGAGAAAGGACTTTCAGGCAGGGCTCGAAATTATCGCAGCCGTGCGGGAGGCGGTGGGGCCTGATGTGGATATTCTCATCGAGGGGCACAATCGGTTCAGCGTGCATACCGCTTTGCAGTTCGCCGATGCGATGCTGCCGTATCAGCCGACTTGGTTCGAGGCACCGGTGCCGCCGCAGCGCATCTCCTCCATGGTCGAGGTCGCGAAGCGCAGTCCCGTACCTGTTGCTTGCGGGGAGGACTACTACAATCGCGAGCAATTCGCTGAACTGCTAAGGCATGATGCGGTTCATATCATTCAGCTGGAGCCGCAGTATCTCGGCATCTCGGCTTCCAAGCAGATTTGCGGCATGGTGCATGCGCACAACGGGGTTACCGCTCCGCACAGCGCGCAGGGCCCGATCTGCTCCGTAGTCTGCGCACATTTGAACATGGCGACGCCGAATTTCTTCCTTCATGAAATTTTCGATGAATTCAATGAACCGTGGGAAGAGCAGTTGTTAATCCCGCCGCTCAAGGTGGAGCAGGGTTATCTTCGTCCGCCGGAAGGCCATGGGTTGGGGATTGATTTGAATTTGGAAGAGATGGCGAAGCATCCCTATGATCCAGGTCATTGGATTCCTTTGTTCAAGCAAGGCTGGGAGAAGCGTTTGAAAAACGAGTAA
- a CDS encoding sugar phosphate isomerase/epimerase family protein, with translation MKLGLAVYGTTFMMGIHPQSTRARITASQLLEQAAQLNLQGIELPLSLLEGEDVAALARRAREGGQYLVVASGGYDPKPLAQALEAAVQLGAPTVRTVVGGADFGGDRRKMAGRWPAFMEEVLSGLGEAAHVAAKAGVALAVENHQDLASEELLWLCEEIDSPNFGITLDTGNPLATAEEPVHFARKIAPHLKHVHLKDYWTYLSEEGYRLVRCPLGQGVVDFPALFQVFETYCPEVNMSMELGALDARHTRVLCDDYWSEYPVRSAAQLAGLLRFVQTNAKPMGDWRTPFEQGATEDEIIAYEQRQLLTSVAYMQGAVQARGGGRREH, from the coding sequence ATGAAACTTGGTCTTGCTGTCTACGGCACTACGTTTATGATGGGCATACATCCACAGTCGACCCGCGCTCGCATCACGGCATCGCAGCTTCTGGAACAGGCTGCGCAGCTGAACCTGCAGGGGATCGAGCTGCCGCTCTCGCTGCTCGAAGGCGAGGACGTCGCCGCCTTGGCTCGCCGTGCGCGCGAAGGCGGGCAGTACCTCGTCGTTGCCTCCGGCGGCTACGATCCCAAGCCGCTAGCACAGGCTTTGGAAGCGGCAGTGCAGTTGGGCGCGCCAACAGTGCGCACGGTAGTAGGGGGCGCGGATTTCGGCGGCGACCGACGGAAGATGGCCGGGCGTTGGCCGGCATTCATGGAAGAAGTCCTGTCGGGCCTCGGCGAAGCAGCCCACGTTGCAGCGAAAGCCGGCGTTGCGCTAGCCGTGGAAAATCATCAGGATCTGGCCTCGGAGGAGCTCTTGTGGCTCTGTGAAGAAATCGATTCCCCTAACTTCGGCATCACCCTTGATACGGGCAATCCGCTGGCAACCGCGGAGGAACCTGTCCACTTTGCCAGAAAAATAGCCCCCCACTTGAAGCACGTTCACCTCAAAGATTATTGGACCTACCTAAGCGAGGAAGGGTATCGTCTGGTTCGCTGCCCGCTAGGTCAAGGTGTCGTTGATTTTCCCGCACTTTTCCAAGTTTTCGAAACCTATTGTCCGGAAGTGAATATGTCGATGGAGCTTGGCGCTTTGGACGCTCGGCACACCAGAGTGCTTTGCGATGATTATTGGTCGGAGTATCCGGTCCGTTCAGCCGCACAGCTAGCGGGACTTCTACGTTTTGTACAGACGAATGCCAAACCGATGGGGGATTGGCGGACTCCTTTTGAGCAAGGAGCAACCGAAGACGAAATTATAGCCTATGAACAGCGGCAATTGCTGACGAGCGTGGCATATATGCAAGGTGCGGTGCAGGCGAGAGGGGGCGGAAGGCGTGAACATTGA
- a CDS encoding MBL fold metallo-hydrolase translates to MEQHDHLIIQEINNTRVPYGTLGIWFLGQESVIIKGAGITIYIDPFVSDDLENQGVKRMYQPPITPEAITNADLCLITHEHEDHLDPGTLRVVVKQNEKALMIAPAACRERLLSLGGEACNIVDADTDKPLSLFDSELRIHAIPAAHEELETNAQGQHRYVGYIIELNGVTLYHAGDTLVYPGLLELLRGHSIDLAMLPINGRDYFRTKQGIVGNMNYREAAELAAELQVDTVIPLHYETFAGNAERPGHFVDELNEKYPELKCQILARGKRYVYVSPNAFKAGNGLS, encoded by the coding sequence GTGGAACAGCACGATCATTTGATCATTCAGGAAATAAACAATACCCGCGTTCCTTATGGGACGCTTGGCATTTGGTTCCTGGGGCAGGAGAGCGTCATTATCAAAGGGGCAGGCATCACGATTTATATCGATCCGTTCGTCTCGGATGATCTGGAGAATCAAGGAGTTAAGAGGATGTATCAACCTCCGATTACACCCGAAGCGATTACGAATGCGGATCTATGCCTCATTACGCATGAACATGAAGATCATCTAGATCCCGGTACACTGCGCGTAGTCGTAAAACAGAATGAGAAAGCGCTAATGATAGCCCCGGCAGCATGTCGTGAACGTCTTTTGAGTCTCGGGGGTGAGGCCTGCAACATTGTAGATGCGGATACAGATAAGCCGCTATCCTTATTTGACTCCGAGTTGAGGATTCACGCGATTCCAGCCGCTCACGAAGAATTGGAAACGAATGCGCAAGGGCAGCATCGCTATGTAGGCTACATTATCGAGCTGAATGGCGTCACGCTGTATCACGCTGGAGATACCTTGGTATATCCGGGGCTGCTGGAACTGCTGCGCGGCCACTCTATTGATCTGGCGATGCTGCCGATCAACGGTCGGGATTACTTTCGGACGAAGCAGGGGATCGTCGGCAATATGAATTATCGCGAGGCAGCGGAACTGGCTGCGGAGCTGCAGGTGGATACGGTGATTCCACTTCATTATGAAACCTTCGCAGGAAATGCAGAACGTCCCGGACATTTTGTGGATGAGCTGAATGAGAAATATCCAGAACTGAAATGCCAGATTTTAGCGCGGGGAAAAAGGTATGTGTACGTGTCGCCGAATGCTTTTAAAGCAGGGAATGGCTTGTCATGA
- a CDS encoding SDR family NAD(P)-dependent oxidoreductase: protein MNIDLAGKVAIVTGAGRGIGREIALTLAQEGVITVITDINEALLTDMGKEFTAKGLKGSQYVCDVRDAKQIQQVIDQIAERYGHIDILVNNAGVASGAPIDVLAEEIWDLNLDINLKGTFLMCKAVAPVMKKQQSGRIMNAASFAAIVPSYGSAAYASSKAGVEQFTRVLAGELGPWNIAVNCYAPGMIPTDMNHFADLQEPQQQRLLDTLTFRHWGKKDDVAHLICFLASDYAGYITGTMIDISGGKLATQIPRVAYEKAASEGAYEF, encoded by the coding sequence GTGAACATTGATTTGGCGGGCAAAGTGGCGATTGTGACAGGAGCAGGTCGGGGGATTGGCAGGGAGATTGCCCTGACGCTTGCGCAAGAAGGCGTGATTACGGTAATTACGGACATCAATGAAGCCTTGCTCACAGACATGGGCAAAGAGTTCACAGCCAAAGGCTTGAAAGGCAGTCAATACGTCTGTGATGTTCGCGACGCCAAGCAGATTCAGCAAGTGATCGATCAGATCGCGGAACGTTACGGACATATCGACATCTTGGTCAATAACGCCGGGGTCGCGAGCGGAGCTCCGATTGATGTGCTGGCGGAAGAAATCTGGGATTTGAACCTCGATATTAATCTCAAGGGGACGTTCCTGATGTGCAAGGCTGTAGCCCCTGTGATGAAAAAGCAGCAATCAGGCCGCATCATGAACGCAGCCTCCTTCGCGGCCATCGTGCCGAGCTATGGCAGTGCAGCTTACGCTTCCTCGAAGGCAGGCGTGGAACAATTCACCCGCGTGCTGGCAGGCGAGCTGGGACCGTGGAACATCGCCGTCAATTGCTATGCGCCGGGGATGATTCCGACGGATATGAATCACTTCGCTGATTTGCAGGAACCGCAGCAGCAGCGTCTCTTGGACACTCTAACGTTCCGCCACTGGGGGAAAAAGGACGATGTCGCTCACTTGATCTGCTTCTTGGCCTCCGATTATGCCGGATACATCACCGGGACCATGATCGATATCAGCGGAGGGAAGTTGGCGACACAAATTCCGCGAGTGGCCTATGAGAAGGCAGCAAGTGAAGGAGCTTACGAATTCTAG